One Schistocerca nitens isolate TAMUIC-IGC-003100 chromosome 1, iqSchNite1.1, whole genome shotgun sequence DNA segment encodes these proteins:
- the LOC126236698 gene encoding uncharacterized protein LOC126236698, producing the protein MKVLALVVAVSLAAMAAAKAPSSSYGAPFPQAQRQQAPPKPRDQPRQQPLPQTQQQPQAFAQTQSLPAFSAPASFSPISSASPRLFGRQFFIPAPEPSRLSDLYRLPNEYGPPPATFTTTTEAATTTTEVPTTVAPADSGFAGGRNGALREAEESGVYYVLQPDGRLQRIAYAHGPAPASAAPQQQQRAASSELSALQQPALTPGYLARFHYQDLHPAGAPIYTYGKPELVRVN; encoded by the exons ATGAAG GTCCTCGCGTTGGTGGTGGCGGTGTCGCTGGCGGCGATGGCAGCAGCGAAGGCGCCCTCTTCCAGCTACGGGGCGCCCTTCCCCCAGGCGCAGCGCCAGCAGGCGCCGCCAAAGCCCAGGGATCAGCCCAGGCAACAGCCGCTGCCCCAGACGCAGCAGCAGCCGCAGGCGTTCGCCCAGACGCAGTCGCTCCCGGCTTTCTCAGCACCTGCGTCTTTCTCACCGATCTCGAGCGCTAGCCCGCGCCTATTCGGCAGGCAGTTCTTCATCCCGGCACCAGAACCGTCACGCCTGTCGGACTTGTACCGCCTGCCCAACGAGTACGGCCCGCCACCGGCCACTTTCACCACTACGACTGAGGCCGCCACCACCACGACCGAGGTCCCAACCACTGTCGCTCCTGCTGAT TCTGGGTTCGCCGGTGGCCGCAACGGGGCACTGCGTGAGGCAGAGGAGAGCGGCGTGTACTACGTGCTGCAGCCAGACGGCCGCCTGCAGCGCATCGCCTACGCCCACGGTCCCGCCCCCGCATCTGCCGCcccccagcagcagcagcgcgcaGCATCCAGTGAGCTGTCTGCCCTGCAGCAGCCAGCGCTCACCCCTGGATACCTGGCACGCTTCCATTACCAGGACCTGCATCCTGCCGGCGCTCCCATCTACACGTATGGAAAACCCGAACTCGTGCGTGTCAATTAG